The following DNA comes from Spirulina major PCC 6313.
TCCCCGGAACCCAAGGCGGCCCCCTCGAACATGTGATCGCCGGAAAAGCCGTCGCCTTTGGAGAAGCCCTGAAGCCAGAATTTAAAGCCTATTCCGCCCAAGTGATCGCCAATGCCCAAACCCTCGGCCAAGGCTTAGTCGATCGCGGCTTTAAGATCGTCTCCAACGGCACGGATAATCACCTGATTCTGGTTGATCTGCGCTCCATTGGCATGACCGGAAAAGTGGCCGATCAACTGGTCAGCGGTGTGCGGATTACGGCCAATAAAAACACCGTGCCCTTCGACCCCGAATCCCCCTTTGTCACCAGCGGCCTGCGCTTAGGCTCCCCCGCCATGACGACGCGGGGCATGGGGGCGACGGAATTCACGGAAATCGCCAACATCCTCGCCGATCGCCTCCTCAACCCCGATGATGCAACGGTGGCCGCTGATTGTCGCCAACGGGTGGGGGCATTGTGCGATCGCTTCCCCCTCTATCCCCACCTGCGCATGCCTACGCCCGCCCTCGCCTAGGCCCCTCAACCCAGAATAGAATCCACAGGCTCAGGGGAACCCCCGCTCATCCCCTGAGATTTGGGCGGTTTAGGGGGATCACGCTAGGCGTAGGCGGCAATTTAGTGTAGATTTTAGCTGATCTCTCCGGTTAGGCCCCTGACTTGATGTCTTTCCATCTTTACCATCTCATTGCCTTTCTCGTCTCCGCCATCGTTGTCCTCTGGAGCACCCCTGTGGTCAAAACCCTGGGACTCAAAAGTGGCCACGTTGATCACCCCAACGAACGCAAAGTCCATCGCCAACCCATTGTCCGCTTGGGGGGGGTGTCGATTTTTGCGAGCACCCTGATCGCGGTGCTGATTGTCTGGGGACTGGGGGGGTTTGAAGGACTCTCGGCCCCAGAACAGGCCGGGATTTGGGGGGTGGCCTTTGGGAGTGTGGGCTTTTTTCTGATTGGCTTGGCGGATGATTTGTTTAATCTCAGCCCCATGTCACGGTTGGCGATGCAGGTGGCGATCGCGATCATCTCCTGGCAGATCGGAGTCAAAATTGAATTTCTCTCCATGCCCTTTGACAATCTCGTCATGCACATTGGCTGGCTCAGTCTCCCGATTACGGTGATTTGGCTCGTGGGCATGGCCAACGCGATCAACTGGATTGACGGGTTAGATGGATTAGCCGCCGGCGTTTCCGGAATTGCCGCTGTGGTGATGTTGATCGTCACCCTGTTTATGGATCAGCCCGGTGCTGCTCTTTTGGCCGCAGCCCTCGCCGGTGGAGCCTTAGGCTTTTTACGCTACAACTTCAACCCCGCTCAAATCTTCATGGGGGATGGGGGATCGTATTTTATGGGGTTTACCCTGGCGGGGGTGGGGGTGATTGGCTTGGTGAAAACCACGGCAGTCACGGCAGTGCTGCTGCCTTACTTAATCCTCGCCGTGCCAATTTTAGATATGTCAGCGGTGATTATTTCCCGCGTCTGGCAAGGTAAATCCCCCTTTCTTGCCGATAAACGCCACCTTCACCATCGGCTGCTGGATGCGGGCATTTCCCAACGGCTGACGGTGTTGTTTATCTATGCGTTGACCCTCTGGGTGGGGAGTTTGGCCCTAGCGTTTTCGGGGATTCCGAGCGGGGCTGCCTATGCGATCGGGGCGACGATGCTGTTGGCCTATGCGGGCTGGCAAGTGTGGCGGCGCAGTGGTAGTAATGTCAGCAATTAGGGGTAGATCCTAGATTTAATTATGAGTGCAGAAATTATATGTGTGGGGACGGAGTTGCTGTTGGGGGAAATCCTCAATGGCAATGCGCGGTTTTTAGCGGCGGAGTTTGCCCGGTTGGGTGTGCCCCATTATTTTCAGAATGTGGTGGGGGACAATGTTGAACGGATTCATCAGGTGATGGAGGTGGCGATCGCTCGCTCCTCTCTGCTCATTTTTACCGGTGGCCTGGGCCCGACTCCCGATGATCTCACCACGGCAGCGATCGCCCAATTTTTCCAAACCCCCCTCACCGAACGGCCCGAAATTCTCCAAGACATCACCGAAAAGTTTGCCCAGCGGCGGCGGCAGATGACCCCCAACAACAGCAAACAAGCCCTCCTCCCCGCAGGCGCGGCGGTGCTGCCCAACCCCACGGGCACAGCACCGGGCATGATTTGGCAACCCAAACCGGGGTTAACCATTCTCACCTTTCCCGGTGTGCCCTCAGAACTCTATCGGATGTGGCAGGATACCGCTGTGCCGTTTTTGCAGTCCCAAGGCTGGGGCCAGCAGATTATTCATTCTCAGGTGCTGCGCTTTTGGGGCGTGGGCGAATCCACCCTCGCCACCAAGGTTACGGAATTATTTGACCTCCAAAACCCCACGGTGGCCCCCTACGCCGCCAACGGGGAAGTGCGGCTGCGGGTCTCGGCACGGGCAGAGTCGGAAGCGGAGGCGATCGCCTTGATTGAACCCGTGGCGGCTCAGATTCGCACCCTCGCAGGGGAAGACTATTTCGGCACCGACGAGGCGACCCTTGCTTCGACGGTGGGGGCGTTATTGAGCGATCGCCGCCAAACCGTGGCCGTTGCCGAATCCTGCACGGGCGGCGGTTTAGGGGCAATATTCACCGACAATCCCGGCAGTTCGAGCTATTTCCTCGGCGGCATCATCGCCTACGCCAATCGTGTCAAAGAAACCCAACTGGGTATCAGTCCGGAAGTGTTGATCCACCAAGGCGCAGTGAGTGAACCCGTTGCCAAACAAATGGCCCTAGGGGTAAAAGCCGTGTTCAGCAGTGATTGGGGGATTAGTATTACCGGCGTGGCGGGGCCCGGTGGCGGCACAGCCCAGAAACCCGTAGGGCTGGTGTATATCGGCCTCGCCCATCCCGATGGCACGGTGGAGATTTTTGACTATCGATTCGGCCAAGAGCGCGATCGCGCCACCATCCGCCACATGAGCGCCTGCCACGCCCTCGATCGCCTCCGCCGTCGTCTCTAGGGCGCTGCTGCCGTCCTGCCCATCCGTTAAAGTAGGAAAAAACGGAAGCACACCCAGATGATCGCCGCTCAATCCCCCCACTATCTCACCCCAGAAGACTACCTCGCCCAGGAACGCCACAGCCCCATCAAACACGAATACATCAATGGCGAAGTCTACGCCATGGCGGGTACAGGCGGATTTCACAACATTATTAGCGGTAATGTTTATCTACTCTTGCGAAATCGTTTACACGGTTCCAGTTGTCGAACCTATTTCGCAGATATGAAAGTGAAATTAGCCGAGGGTAAACAATTTTTTTATCCTGATTTAACCGTCACCTGCGATTCAGATGATGATCCATCCCTCGCCTATATTACTCAGCCAAAGCTCATTATTGAAGTGTTATCCGAATCTACAGAATTATTTGATCGCGGCAAAAAGTTTCAATATTACCGCACAATTGCGAGCTTGCAGGAATATGTTTTAATCAGTGTTCGAGATTATCTAGTTGAGGTGTTTCAACGGATGGATCAGGGGTGGTTCATGCAAACATATCAGGGCGAAGATGCGATCGCACAATTTCAAAGCATTGATCTTGAAGTGCCCTTAACTGATGTTTACGCCACCCTAGACCTTAGCAATGTACGACCTGGCAACCCGTCACAATAGACAAGGAGAATCCTATGATCGCCGCTCAATCCCCCCACCACCTCACCCCAGAAGACTACCTCGCACAGGAACGCCACAGCGAGATTAAGCATGAATACATCAATGGCGAAGTCTATGCCATGGCCGGTACGACTAAAACCCACAACACCATCAGCCTCAATACAGCAATGCTATTACGCATGGGGTTGCGATCGTCTCAATGCGAAACCTTTATGGCAGATGTCAAAGTGGGGTTTGTCAACAATACCCGGTTTTTCTATCCCGATTTGGTGGTGACCTGTGATTCTGAGGATGATTCTGATCCGGATATTATTCGATCGCCGAAGCTCATTATTGAAGTTCTTTCCAAGTCCACAGAAGCCTACGATCGCGGCAAAAAGTTTCAAGATTATCGCACCTTGCCGAGCTTGCAGGAGTACGTCTTAATCAGTAGTCAAGAGTATTTGGTGGATGTGTTTCGGCGTGCTGAGAATAATCTCTGGTTATTGCAAAGTTATCAGGGCGAAGATGCGATCGCCCAATTCCAAAGCATCAACATTGACGCACCGTTAGCCGAAATTTACGCCACAGTAGATCCCGGTGAACCGCCCGATCGTCCCGACGATACACCGCCATCGTAGCCCTCCCCTAATTTTTAGCGATCGCAATTAATCAAGAGACACGGTATAGACCCAATCAGCATAGTCTGGATCGCGGTTTTCAGTGATAGCCGTGAGTTTATCGCGGAGTTGGGAAGTGATCGGTTTCTCTTGGGGGAGATGGTAGTTTTCGATCTGTTTAACGGGGGTAATTTTCGCCGCCGTTCCACTTAAAAACACCTCATCCGCAATGAACAATTCCGACTTATCCACCGGCCGCTCAATCACCGTTAATCCCATTGCTTTGGCAATCGTTGTGACGCTATCACGAGTAATACCTTCGAGAATGTCTTGCTCGTAGCCAGGGGTGATTAGTTGACCGTTGCGAATCAGGAATAAATTCATCCCCGACGCTTCACAAACCTTGCCTTGGGAGTTCATTAAAATCGCTTCATCAAAGCCCGATTCGACGGCTTCAGTTTTCGCCAGGGATGAGGTAATGTATGCGCCGCTGATTTTGCCGCGTAGGGGTAAACTGCGGTCTTCTTGGCGATACCAGGAACTAATCCGGCAGGCAACCCCATCAGGAGAGAGATAATCCCCTAATTCTAAACCATAGACAAAAAAGTCTTTTTCAATGTTATGGAGTCGTGGGGCAATTCCGAGGTCAGAGGTATAGACAAAGGGGCGAATATAAAAGGAGACAGTGGGTTGATTCTTTTTAATGAAATCAACAATAACATGCTCAATTTTATCGGCGGGTAAATCGAATTGCAGCAACCGCGCACTGTTGCTGAGGCGTTGGCAGTGGCGATCGAGGCGAAAGAGCAGAATTTGCCTGGGATTGTTGGGGTCAGGGATGCCGCGTAAACCGCCAAATGCGCCGGTTCCGTAATGGAGGGCATGGGTGGCAATGGAGATATTCGCGTCTTTAAACGGGATAAATTGACCTTGTAGGTAAGCGGTGGGGAGAAAGTTATGCATCGTTGCTAAAGAGCGGAGTTGGCTCATTAGTATATCCCATTGGCTTGGGGCCTGTATAGCGGCGCGATCGCTCCTGTGCCTGTGCCTCTTGCCGGGTCGGATCATGATAATTTAAGCATGGTCAAGGATACAGTCGTGAGCCAGTCCGGTGGCTGGATTGTGGTGCTGTGCAACGATGACGAGTGAGACGCGGGGACGATAAGGAATGGATGAGGCAGCACAGGAAACGCCGGTGACGTTGGTGATTTCTGAGGTGGTGGCGAGCGATCGCATTGCCGAATATGAAGAATGGACGAAGGCAATTAACGGGGCGGCGCGGTCTGCACCGGGTTTTGTCGGGGTGGAGATCATCCGTCCCCGTGACCCGAACTACCTGGAATATGTGGTGATCGTGAAGTTCTCGGCGTATCGTTATTTGCGGGCTTGGGTGCAGTCGGACACCTATCGGTTATGGATTCGGCGGGCGGATCATCTGGTGCGCGATCGCGCCCTCCAAGACCAACCCGACGGCATTGAACTCTGGTTTACCCTCCCCTCTAATCACATTCGCGATCGCCCCCAACCCGCCTATTACAAAAAAGTGATCATCGGCATGATGGCGGTCTATCCCCTGATTTTGCTGGTGAATCAGGTGGTGGGGCCCTTTTTAACCGGGTTGCCGCCAAAGGTGGCGCTGTTGGTGTCGGTGCTCTTCGTCTCGGCGTTGATGACCTATCCGGTGATGCCACTGTTAACCCGGTGGTGCGATCGCTGGCTTTACCCCCCGGTGCGATCGCGTTTTTAATGAAGACCGAAAATCACCTAAAACACTAATACGGAATTACACAGAAATTTTCGCCATAACATCCCTACAGGGTATATAGCGAATTGCGAAAAGATGAAGATGCTACTTCCCCCTTTGTAAGGGGGATTGAGGGGGATATTCGTACCGCAGTTTTCCTAAAACCGCTATATTACACAGGTAGAATCTTAATAAAACCCGTATAGAGTTGATTACCTGATTGACTGACAAAAGAAGTGGTAGGGATAGCTAAAGAGGTTGCCCTGACTGAAATACAGAGAATTAAGAAATGGGAGTCAGTCCTCTAGAATTGAGTTACCACAACAAAACTCTGGAGAACTGTGAAAAAAACTCCCAAATTTACAATGCCCTGAAAACCTGGTTGGGTCAAGACATCCCCTGGGCGCATCTGAGCCACCTGACTACCTGCATCTGGATGGTCATCGCCGTCATCCAAACCGGAGCAGTCAACCTCACGAAATGGCTGCCGTATCTGCCCTGTCGAGGATTGTTTGCCCAAAGTAAACAGCGGCGAGTCCGACGCTGGCTGGGCAATAGCCGCATCAATATTCATCGACTCTACAAACCCATCATCAAAGCCGCCTTAG
Coding sequences within:
- a CDS encoding Uma2 family endonuclease, producing the protein MIAAQSPHYLTPEDYLAQERHSPIKHEYINGEVYAMAGTGGFHNIISGNVYLLLRNRLHGSSCRTYFADMKVKLAEGKQFFYPDLTVTCDSDDDPSLAYITQPKLIIEVLSESTELFDRGKKFQYYRTIASLQEYVLISVRDYLVEVFQRMDQGWFMQTYQGEDAIAQFQSIDLEVPLTDVYATLDLSNVRPGNPSQ
- a CDS encoding branched-chain amino acid transaminase, which encodes MHNFLPTAYLQGQFIPFKDANISIATHALHYGTGAFGGLRGIPDPNNPRQILLFRLDRHCQRLSNSARLLQFDLPADKIEHVIVDFIKKNQPTVSFYIRPFVYTSDLGIAPRLHNIEKDFFVYGLELGDYLSPDGVACRISSWYRQEDRSLPLRGKISGAYITSSLAKTEAVESGFDEAILMNSQGKVCEASGMNLFLIRNGQLITPGYEQDILEGITRDSVTTIAKAMGLTVIERPVDKSELFIADEVFLSGTAAKITPVKQIENYHLPQEKPITSQLRDKLTAITENRDPDYADWVYTVSLD
- a CDS encoding Uma2 family endonuclease, with protein sequence MIAAQSPHHLTPEDYLAQERHSEIKHEYINGEVYAMAGTTKTHNTISLNTAMLLRMGLRSSQCETFMADVKVGFVNNTRFFYPDLVVTCDSEDDSDPDIIRSPKLIIEVLSKSTEAYDRGKKFQDYRTLPSLQEYVLISSQEYLVDVFRRAENNLWLLQSYQGEDAIAQFQSINIDAPLAEIYATVDPGEPPDRPDDTPPS
- a CDS encoding antibiotic biosynthesis monooxygenase, with amino-acid sequence MDEAAQETPVTLVISEVVASDRIAEYEEWTKAINGAARSAPGFVGVEIIRPRDPNYLEYVVIVKFSAYRYLRAWVQSDTYRLWIRRADHLVRDRALQDQPDGIELWFTLPSNHIRDRPQPAYYKKVIIGMMAVYPLILLVNQVVGPFLTGLPPKVALLVSVLFVSALMTYPVMPLLTRWCDRWLYPPVRSRF
- a CDS encoding glycosyltransferase family 4 protein; the protein is MSFHLYHLIAFLVSAIVVLWSTPVVKTLGLKSGHVDHPNERKVHRQPIVRLGGVSIFASTLIAVLIVWGLGGFEGLSAPEQAGIWGVAFGSVGFFLIGLADDLFNLSPMSRLAMQVAIAIISWQIGVKIEFLSMPFDNLVMHIGWLSLPITVIWLVGMANAINWIDGLDGLAAGVSGIAAVVMLIVTLFMDQPGAALLAAALAGGALGFLRYNFNPAQIFMGDGGSYFMGFTLAGVGVIGLVKTTAVTAVLLPYLILAVPILDMSAVIISRVWQGKSPFLADKRHLHHRLLDAGISQRLTVLFIYALTLWVGSLALAFSGIPSGAAYAIGATMLLAYAGWQVWRRSGSNVSN
- a CDS encoding competence/damage-inducible protein A; protein product: MSAEIICVGTELLLGEILNGNARFLAAEFARLGVPHYFQNVVGDNVERIHQVMEVAIARSSLLIFTGGLGPTPDDLTTAAIAQFFQTPLTERPEILQDITEKFAQRRRQMTPNNSKQALLPAGAAVLPNPTGTAPGMIWQPKPGLTILTFPGVPSELYRMWQDTAVPFLQSQGWGQQIIHSQVLRFWGVGESTLATKVTELFDLQNPTVAPYAANGEVRLRVSARAESEAEAIALIEPVAAQIRTLAGEDYFGTDEATLASTVGALLSDRRQTVAVAESCTGGGLGAIFTDNPGSSSYFLGGIIAYANRVKETQLGISPEVLIHQGAVSEPVAKQMALGVKAVFSSDWGISITGVAGPGGGTAQKPVGLVYIGLAHPDGTVEIFDYRFGQERDRATIRHMSACHALDRLRRRL